From the genome of Capsicum annuum cultivar UCD-10X-F1 chromosome 4, UCD10Xv1.1, whole genome shotgun sequence:
AAATACAATCTTCCAATTCATACATTTTTTTAGACACAATTTTCACCTCTTCATcacctttattttttctcaaaaaattctcCAACCCCATTTCAACAAATTCCAAAATTCCTTCAtcttccttcaatttttttgtcTTCTTTCCTAATCCAATCCATGAACAAGATGGTTTTGGAAATGCCATTGATACTGCTAGTCCATTAAAAAGTGCAGTAGAAACTAATTGTGTTACTTCTATGATGTCTTTCATGACTTCTGCTAACTCTGCATCTCCATCAGGTACTGGTATAGTTTGTTGGGGTACGATGTATTTTCCTATACATTGTACGTTGCACGTTAGTTTATCCATTTCTTTAGCCATTTTTCTCAACGCTTTCGCGTATGAAGCAATCTTGGATTCATCTTTGCGCCTCACAGCTACCTGttgaaacataatataattaattatcataaCAAAAGCCATATTTTTTTCGCAATAGTTTAAACTTTTAGATTATAAAATGATCATTGGACATTCCTCAAGTACCAAGGTGGAACCAAGATTTAAATGTTATATGCTTAATCTTAAGGCCATTAGTATTGAACatactatattttaaaaatatatttatatacactgcttgttgtatttttaataatttttacacATAATAAATTTATGCTCCGCGTCAAAAATACTTGGATCTGTCTATGTTCAAATACTATTACCAAATAAACATTAGATGAATTTTTCACTAACATACAAATTTAGCCCCAACTCAGCAAATTTAGGACAAAATCTTAAAAGTGGCCTAAAAAAGGCCATTTTGTGCAAATGCTACTAAAATAAAGTCCAAAAATAGCTACTTTGGAATCGCTGCAAGTGAAAATTAGCCACTTGTAAAATTTGAATCTTCACAAGAgcggtcattttttttaaaaactaagaTCAAAAAATGACTAGTGAACAATATTTATACGAACCGACTCCCAAAAGCAAAAAAGGTTAACGTAttgaaacataatataattaagtaattaaaaGTGTACTCTCTCCAACAGTTTAAACATACGCTACCTGAGCAGCTAAATGTTCTTCCTTGAAAGTAAGTATCAACGTCTGAAAGATTCCATAAACatcaacaaagtgaagaaaatcatCTAGAAGCTTCTCGACCAAATCAGAATGACCATTTAAAGATTCACGTGTTTGTGGAAGCTGAAGCAAATCATCAAGAGACTCATGAACAATCTTCAACTGATTCAACCCATCACAAAGCCATGGGCAAGTTCGATTTTGGGGGTCAAATGACCATGATTTGAGCCCATTTAGATCATCTTTGAGCTGAGAAATTAATGGATGTGATCGACATGGAAGACTAGTGGATCGAACATGGAAGGTTTTCTTTGGTTTGGTTGAATGGTTTGGGTGATTTGGAAAAGAAAGTGATCTACGAAAACTGGCTGCTACCATTCTTGGAGccattgttcttgattttgatacTGTTTTTTCTTTTCCCATTTGTTGGAGAGGAAGGGGAGAAATGGAATTTAATTTCTGAAGAGTTGGATTGTTAGACAAGTGTTTATAAAGGAGACAAGAAGTGGATCTAAATATTTAATTCACTAGGTGTGAAATAATAATACTAGTATACGTAGTAGTAATatatttactaaaaattacatcCAAATACACaaattatgttttcaatattacaaaaatttcaattccctaaacatattacaaaaattccaacatatacacagaatactATGtgtatgtcggctatgttatgtatattaatagtaAGAGCgattaaagtaatttaaaaagtgagagagagtataattacttttaaaaggattggtatttatttatttatattatttatttattcactctattttgttgtagcttttgaaaagttttttttaaatctttacgAGAGAAAGGAATAAGatttatgttttttcatattCTATACACATTACTTTCAAAAGCGTAGTTCATAAGCaaatttatttgatcattttctcgattagaaaaaaaaaacacatctATTAAAAAGCTTGACCAATCCTGCAATGACAGAAGCAAATTTGACCATTTCGCATAGTTTGTCTTTAGTGAATAAGGGtgtatttgaaataattttgtaACGAGAAAGATACATTTTGATCTTAACTATTAACAAATGGCAAATTAAAAACAATACTAATATCTATAATCCCTCTATTTCGATCCATCTCATTTATATGCGAGACTATTACGATTCGGAGGGTTAATAATGTTTTTAATTGAGATTTTCTCAAACtgcttcaaatattttaaattatttattacttACTACTATTCATTATTGTGatcatttataatatttttttaacctTTTGGTGGATGCATGTAATTAACTTAAATTAAATGGATATAAGTAAAAGAAGAGCAGAAAAGAAGAGGGAATAAATCGAGCTGTTTTTGGGAAAGCAAAAAATGGGGGCAAAATCCCGTTAGTAAAGGTGGCTATGGGGGGATGATCtgtatttttctttaattcacAGGTTATTCTGGTTTTCCGGTTCTCTTGGAGCCTACACACCACGTGCCCCTCACACCCTGCATGtcttcttttcaaaataattaatccaacTAGTGGTATATTTTGATTTGACTCGAGATTTATCGAAAATAACCTTTCTATCTTATTTGAAGGGAAGTCTTAGGGTAATAAGTAAAGTTACTAATatatgatcaggaggtcacgCGTTTAAGTCTTAAAAACAGTCTATGATAAAAATGTAAGGTAACACTGCATATAATACACCCTTTTGGTGAAATTTTTTCTTGAAGCATTCGCGCATCGAattgttttttttaaaacttttctacCTTATTTTTAAGACAGTGGTGAATTGCGTAACTTTATTTACTTCAAACTTCACCTTATGAGAATATACTGAATATGTAGACTgatgttgtcgttgttgttggtATAAATAAATTTTGGTTCATATATTACTTTTTATATAGTGATATCTTTGAAAAGAAACATAATATAGTGAGATTATGCATTTAATTATTATAACATATGCTGTATTTTTGTATCTTAAAACACTATGGTCATTGCCTAAACATACAATTAGTCACACATATATCCCTCCTTTACTTTAAAAATGCTtacatacatatacgtatatatatatttacaatcAAATGTTATATTTGCACAATTTTCAGTTAAATAAGATATTACacacataattatatatattctgCTACGTTTTAAAATCAAAATGCTGCTATATTTTGAAATACTTATCATAATCCTACTTTTTTTTCCCAACTGAATTGAGCGTTAAtatcaaaatctttttcttttctttttttaggtgAAGAGCCCAAGATTTTTGTTGGTGGTAGAGCAAACAGGTCAAATTAATTTCCAGTATTATGACCTTCCTGTATCATTCTACCACTAGTCTCACAATTATTGGCCTTTGCGTTAGTAAAATATTGTATTATTAGAATTTGTTAGTATGGAATATGTATACTTCCCATAAATACAGCtattatatttctttaatttgtCCTGACATATTTTGCATTATAATTTGGTCAGTAAGAATATCGACCtgagtatttatttttaactttcgagttgattttaaaatattattattatcatgatAAGGAAGAACCCagttgaaagagtttttattttaatttatgaatacACACATAATTGTAGACATCTATTTAATATTTCTATAATCAAATTAATTCACGCAGACAGCTTGCAAGATAAATTTAACTTAATTTCCTTTCCACTATTAATATATATGGatctaatataaattttatttcttcgACCCCTAATTCGCTAGCTACATCTCTTATCTAATATTAATATATTTCATAaagagtttaattttttgttttgtcaTTTTGCATATACTTAGCTATTCACATGGAATAGGAGTGACATTAAATTTAGCAGCGGTTGAAAATTAATATGTGAGTTGGCTTTTGAAGATGGAAAaagtgttgaattaattatatataatggGGGTAGAAATTAATTGTAGAATTTAGAGTATAGACCTAACAAACTAACCTCACGTCACGTGTGATAGTATTACTTTAGTATATAACGCGTTGCCGCAATCAAAGGAAATTAAATAGCATATATCATATGTTTTTTATAATAATCTCCTTcgaaatttaaaaatatgaacGTTGAGCAAATATTAATCTTTGTTATGGACGCAGTAACGACTAAAGGAACTCGAAAGGGTAGTCCCTTAAGAGAATATAATTGAGGAGATCTTTTGATTCGCACTAAATAATccattaataatcataataagtatTTAATGCTCTTATCTATTGATCATCGTTAATTCTCTACTCTCCTTATCGAACTAAACAAGTCAGTCTCGGGGTAATTAAGGCTCCTGGATTCCAACCAGGAGTCTATTTCATTCTTACGCGTAAAATTATTAATTCATTCATATTATTGGTTCCCATGCAATAACAGAGGACGACGCTGCATGCAACATGTTTGATAATTGAGTTAGGTACGTAATAAAatacctttattttttaaaaattaattaaaaatcattCGAGAAAGAAAACTCTTTCACATGGCATCCTTTAAAAAAAAGtactaataaattaaatttctttcCCTAGCAGTTGAAATCAACCAGCAAATTTTGTTATATGATCGAATAACACAAAGTAAAGTTTTTGGATCCGAAATGTAAAAGACAAGCAAAATATAAAATAGCATATTATTGATTATTACaggtaaaataaaatcaaagaacgtgaaaatcaaagaaatctcatatatatatatatatatatagcctgATTATTCTTCGTCTGTACGTAACctgatctttttcttcttttctaagTATTGTTTTCCTTAATTTGTAATAATAAATATGTCAAAATTATCCGTTTGGGTGAGATCTCACAGGAATAAATTAATAAAGTCAAAAGCTATCATGTATATATAAGAATAATTTTggcattacatatatataatgtacGTAATTTGTTCAAAAGCACTTGTAGTCTTTAAGAGGCTAGATCAAATATGCTATAATTTTATCAAAGTTATATTATCTAATATATATGCTTTGTAAAAAATGTGAGTTAACAGATATTCGATAAATTAGTTAATGCACTCGAAAATTACTTCGACACCATCATCATAAAAGAAAATTactctctttatttttaaatacgtGTCACATTTTAATTTATAGGTTCCTTAAGAAACTTATATATTTTTACCATCATACTCTTAAATACATATAATATCTTTAACCATTTCTCTTTAATTAATGAAAAGCGTGATTTCTCTTCAATAAATGAAAAGCGtgttaaaaataaaatgggaagaATACATTCAACTCTGTTTTGATTTTCTAGACTAACAAATATTGTGaaatatctattattattattattattattagtagtagtagtagtattttttTAGTTGGACACATTTTATTTTTACACGGcgattaagaaatcataaattgaatgataatttttctattttaccttttacAATATTATTGATATTCACTGGGCATAAGAATAGACATTGCAATTATAACTATTCATACTTAatgtatataattaattataggggtaaaatgcaacaaaaaaaaattaattatattctgaTTTAGTAAATGATCAACTAATAcgagatatttatttatttattagtaataTAATAAGGAAGATAAGTATTtagaaacggagggagtaattaagTGGGTTTGGTACGTGGAGTTATGCATGAATTGTACACTTCTTCTATTAGCCCAATGAGGGTTGCAGGAAGATCGATCTTTTGGGATCTTTTAGGATTATGTTAATTAATAAGTCAAGTTGAGGCCATTAATGCCCCTATTTCGAATAATTAGCAGCCATTTTTCAGGTCTTAATTAACTCACTTCTCTACGTTTAAATGCAAAGAATCAGAATAAAGGACAACCTGGTCCTGGCTATATACATCATAAACAGTACAGTTTAAAGCATTTTTCTAATGAAAAACTCATAGAAGAGGCATGGACTGAGGAACTACATGCCTCATGTATACTTACTCCGTCTCAAAATACCCAAATTACAAGAAATAACTCAATTCACCTGTCAAaatgtatgattttttttttctcttcattgttacttggtcactttaaactttgtAGACTATTAAAAAAACAATGATTAAAATGAGTTTTACCACAATATTGAATTATTCATATGAATTGATGTATATCTTAggctttgagaagtgatttaggAAATATGTAAATAATGTTAAAGGTGAaacaggaaaaaaaataattatttttttaatacattaaaaataataagtaaaaagtaaaaatttatttGCGAAACAAGTAAAAGTGATGAAATATGAGTTAATGAGTATTATTATGAATATGTTGATCGATAAAGAAACAAATGTTACAGAGCTAAGCTGTCAATGTTGGCTAGTAAGCCCACATCTATTTAATGCACACATGGTGGATCACCCTCCATTTATATACTTTATCACTTCAATACCCCTTACCCTATCAAAGGGTATATATGGTGTTAACAAAGGAGTTGTTTTGCTAAAGCTTTCGCTATATGTGGGGTCTGAGAAGGATCGTTCATGAGTATATATggtgttaaaaaaaaaaggatagtttggtgtattaaaattttctttatgcATAGAGTTGTTTGGGGAAGAGTCTTATCACGAGGATGTATTGTACACAGtcttattttacatttttaccgttggttgttttcaaaatttgaactcATAACCTGATCACATAACAACAattttatcagttactccaagtATTTTAGGAAATGCATACTACTTTATAGTAAGTAACCAATTTTATCTTCAATATAACTAATGCTAAtgataaagttagaaaaagattAACTAAtcctttcttaaatttttaagaagACAAAGAACAACTATttttagcaaataatctatttttgGTAATAAAATTATCTCCATAATCAGTTATTGTTTGACCTTCAAATAACTGAAGAGCCACATCGTCAACGAATAATCAAAGGCTGGACATGCTTGTTAGTTGTTTGGTTTGCCTCTTGCCTAAAAAATCCAATAATATTctaagaattaattttttatttttagttgctCGTGATGACggcaacaataataacaacaataatttaacATGCACAGTATTATAGTATTACAAGTGAGTTTAATTTGCGAATCGAGTAGTATACAAACATTATCTCATTTTTGTGGAAGTAGCAAGACAGTTTCCGATAGTCTATCGACTTAGgaattattatgttttttaaataagGACTAGTTGATTAATCACGTtttcctttct
Proteins encoded in this window:
- the LOC107869382 gene encoding uncharacterized protein LOC107869382 translates to MGKEKTVSKSRTMAPRMVAASFRRSLSFPNHPNHSTKPKKTFHVRSTSLPCRSHPLISQLKDDLNGLKSWSFDPQNRTCPWLCDGLNQLKIVHESLDDLLQLPQTRESLNGHSDLVEKLLDDFLHFVDVYGIFQTLILTFKEEHLAAQVAVRRKDESKIASYAKALRKMAKEMDKLTCNVQCIGKYIVPQQTIPVPDGDAELAEVMKDIIEVTQLVSTALFNGLAVSMAFPKPSCSWIGLGKKTKKLKEDEGILEFVEMGLENFLRKNKGDEEVKIVSKKMYELEDCICGIENCGEKVFRSLINARVSLLNVFTQ